The genomic region TAATATATTTTAACATAAAACTATACACAATTGCAATTATTAGTTAATAGCAAAAAGTAAAATCCATACGCCCAACACCTTTCATTGACTTTTCTAGATACTCAGATTACAAAAAGAAGCCAGATTTCTCCGACTTCCTTTCAAACTACGATTTCTATATATTCTTATTTCATAATCAAATTCAACACACCTGTTGACTGCAGGAATAAAATCATCATAATGACTGGCATAATATAACGCATCATCACATTATATAACTTTTTACGCTTGAATTTTTTGCCATTCAGTTCCATTTCCTCCGCAATCCATGACGGTTTCATGATCCAGCCGATCAAGATTGCTGATAACAGTGAGATAAACGGCATCATAAAGCTGTTACTGATATAGTCCATGATATCCAGAAGCTGTCCCGTACTTCCGTTTGGAAGTGCAACTTCTACATAGAAGACGCTGTATCCAAGTGCGATCACTGCTGTTGCGATCAGGTAGATCACCGATAACACTCTGGTCGTCTTCTTACGCTCTGTGTGGAATAATTCCATACAGTTTGCGGTAATGGATTCCAGTACCGAGATGCAAGATGTTAACGCCGCAAATCCTGCCAGCACGAAGAACAGAATTCCGATGATTCTTCCTACCACTCCCATACAGTAGAATACTTTCGGCAATGAGACAAACATCAGTCCCGGGCCTGCTGACATACCATCCAGTCCGGAGAATACGAATACTGCCGGAATGATCATAACACCGGCAAGGAATGCAACTCCTGTATCCATAATTTCAATCTGCGATACCGCTTTGTTCAGATCTACATCTTTCTTTACATAAGATCCATATGTAATCATAATTCCCATAGATACACTCAGTGAAAAGAACAACTGACTCATTGCATCCAGTGTGATCTGAAGGAAACGTCCAATCGTGATTCCTGTCAGATCCGGTTTCATATACACCTTCAGTCCCTGTAATCCTGTACGGACCGTTCCGTCATCCAACGTAGTCTTTAATGTAAGTGAGAAAATTGCGATTCCAATTACCATGATCAACAGAACCGGCATGATAAATTTGGAAACTCGTTCAATTCCCTTTTCTACTCCGTTATATACGATCAGTGCAGTCAGGAACATAAAGATCAGTCCATACCATACGGAAGACGGAGAAGAGATAAATGAAGTAAAGCAGTTATCTGCTACTGCCTGCTTTCCTGAACTTGTAAGATAGATCACGATATATCTTAAGATCCATCCACCAATCACCGCGTAATAAGTCATGATCAATACCGGAACCAGGAATGTGATCACTCCAAGAAATTTCCATTTTTTTCTCATTGATTCATAGGCATAGATTGCGCTTTTTCCCGTCTTGCGGCCAATTGCTATATCTGTAGTCAGTAACACAAAACCAACCGTCAATACCAGCACAAGATAGATAATCAGGAAAAGTCCTCCCCCGTCTTTTGCTGCCAGATATGGAAAACGCCAGAGGTTTCCCACGCCGACTGCGCTTCCGGCTGCTGCAAATACGAAGCCAATCTGCCCGCTAAAGCTATTTTTTTGTTTCATACTCTTTTTTCCTCTCATTTTTTCGTTAATACTTCAATATTTTACCACTAATTCATAGAAAATAAAACAAAAAAGACCAGTGGAGACGTGAAAAAGTAGCTTTTTTTCTGTCCCCACTGGTCTTTCTGCTATCTACAGGCTCCAGTCTGCTGCCATTAGCTGTGTCTTCATCATATTCGCATAGATGCCGTCTTTCTTCTTCAATTCTTCCGGCGTACCACTTTCCGCAACTACACCGTCTTTCAATACCACAATCTTATCCGCATCTGTGACTGTTCTCATTCTGTGTGCAATGATCATGACCGTCTTATTCTTAATCAGTCGTGACAGGGATTCCTGTATCATCGTCTCGTTATCTACATCCAGAGACGCCGTTGCTTCATCCAGAAGGATGGACCGATCAGTGCGGTAACTTCGCCCTGTTTTGCCTGCTTATCCGGGTCTGTCGCATCGAATCTCTCCTGCACACTTACAAACTTCTCTGTAAATTCTCTCGCTACCGGTTCTACGATAGCGGAAAATAATCCTTCTTTTCCACCGTAACGCGAATAAATCGAACCTGTCGTTGTATCCGCTTCCTCTGCGATCGTTCTGAGCGATGCATCCACATATCCTTTCTCCAGAAATTCTTTTTTTGCACATGCTTCTATCTTTTCAGAAACACCTTTTACCTGTTTAGACACTTGTACCTCCTGTTTCGTAACAATGTTATATAACATTGTTATAATGTATATTCTGCTGTATGTTTCGTGTCAATATGACGGAAAACAAATCCTGTCTATTGATATATTTTCTCGATTTTCCATCACTGTTTTCTTCTTTCCGAATATACTATAAACCATAGAATATATTTCACCGGGAGGATCTTATGAAAAAGCGTATCACTGCACTTCTTTTACTCCTTACACTATCTGTCACTTCACTTTTTGCATGTACATCTGCTGACAAATCGGAATCCGCATCAGACAAAACAGCAAAAACTTCAAAATCCACAAGTACTAAAAAACAGGAACTGACTCCTGTTACATTAAATGAAGTAGCACACTCCATCTTCTATGCTCCGATGTATGTGGCAATCGAAAAGGGATATTTTGCCAACGAAGGAATCGACCTTTCTCTTGTGACTGGTTTCGGAGCCGACAAAACTATGACGGCCGTCCTCTCCGGAACTGCCGACATCGGCTTTATGGGTTCGGAAGCTTCTATCTACACATATAACGAGGGGGCGAATGATTATGTTGTAAACTTTGCCCAGCTCACCCAGCGCGCCGGGAACTTCCTGGTTGCCAGGGAAGATATTAAGGATTTCAAATGGGAAGATCTGAAAGGCAAGAAGGTCATCGGCGGTAGAAAAGGCGGCATGCCTGAAATGGTATTTGAGTATATCTTAAACCAGAACCATATCGATCCGGCTACAGATCTCACCATCGACCAGAATATTGATTTCGGTTCTACTGCGGCGGCCTTCGCAGAAGACAAATCCGATTACGACTTCACCGTAGAATTCGAACCTGGTGCAACCAATCTTGAAAAACAGGGTAAGGGATACGTTGTCGCCTCTCTTGGAACGGACAGCGGCTATGTTCCGTACACTGCTTTCTCTGCAAAGAAGAGTTACATCAACAAACATCCGGAAGTCGTCCAGGGATTCACCAATGCACTGCAAAAAGGTATGGACTACGTGGCATCCCACACACCGGAAGACATTGCCCAGGCAATCGCTCCTCAGTTCAAAGAGACCACACTGGATACGATCACAACCATCATTTCCCGCTATTATGAGCAGGATACATGGAAAAAAGATCTGATCTTCCGGCAGGAAAGCTTTGATCTTCTTCAGGATATCTTAGAAGAAGCAGGCGAGCTTAAGGAACGCGCACCTTACAAGGATCTCGTAACTACTACTTATGCAGAAAAGGCAGCAAAAGCAAGCAACGATACCCAGAAAACCAATTAATTCTGTACTCCGATATCTACAAAACCGGCAACTTCTCTTGCTTACTATGGTATAAAAAATAATGCTGCAAACTTTTCTTCGTTCTGCAGCATTATTTTTAAATTATCATATATTCGTAAGAACCTGCTATCAGCAGTTTTCTTTTTCTTCCTATATTCGCCTATGCCAGCTCCGCATCCAGGTGCTCTTTCACATAACCGCTGACTTTATCTCTCGGAATCTCCATCACCACTGCCAGTTCTCCATACAGGAACTTCTCGGCACTGGACATATATCTCTCATCAACGTTGATCGTCTTTTTTCCCGCCAGTAATCTCTTCTTATTTCTTCCATATGAAGTCTTGATCAGTGAGATCCACTCCCGGCACTGATTGTGTAACAATGCGTTCTTGTACATTCCTTCCCGCTGTTTTTCATTTGTCACACCAATGATATCGATCTTTGGCATCTCTTTGATCAGATTCTCCGCCTCTTCTTTTGTGATCAGTTTTCTGATCTGATCCCGCTTATTATCGACTGGTGTGTATACCGTTCCACCTGCATCATATACCGGTTTTAACGTATAATACTCTTTGTCCGAACTGCCCATGTCAATCTTGCCAATATTTACTACTTCGCAGACGCCCTCCTTATAATGCGCCACATAATCTCCTATTTTGAACATTTCTGCCTCCTGTTCTAACACTTCTCTCATGGTAACCTGCAGATGTATGACAACGCTAAAAGAGCGCACAATCCGAAGTTATATCGAACTGCACGCCATCTTTTCTGGTATCGTATTATGAAATTTGTAAACGCGCTGACATAAACTCTTGATATACCTATTATATCACAACCATTTCACGGATGTAAGATTTTTTTAAGAATTTCTCTCAAAATCAACCCTGCACCGCACAAAGCCACCAATATTTTCCTTTGTATCAGTATCAGCCAACGTGGAATTTTTTATGCATTTCTTCTTTAAATTCTTTTCGTTTGAATAAAATTAATCCGATCAACAGCAGAAAACTGCACCCGATACAGATAACCGATGGAGTCTTGTAATGGATTACTCCTGTCACTAAAAGAATCAATGGAAGAATCATCGAATAGACAGCGGCCATCACATAATAGATCATATATTCTCTCGGTGACAGGGAACGTATTCCTGATATGATCAACATTACAACCTGGATCAGCAGGCAGATATCCGGAATTCCGATATTCACAGACCAGCCTCTCCATCCGGTTCCGAGATCCCACAATACACAGATCCCTGACATGATCAGAAGCTGCCATGCCGCATTCTTCAGCAGATTGAACCGTTTCACATAACCGACTGCCATTGTAAGCCACATCGTCGCACACCCAGCTGCCACGAACACCGACCAGTGCACGCCGGGCGATATAATGATATCCGTCATCATACTGATCACGATCGCTGCAATACAGCAAAATGTAAAGATCTGTAATACTTTCTTTCCTTCATAATTTGGTCTTGCATCCTCCGGGAAATCCGGTTCTGCCACTTTGACCGAAGCCCCCAGTTCTTTCAATATCCGGTAGAAATTCCGCTGGATATTCGTGCTGTCGTATCTCGATGTAAAGCCAAGTGATAACGTATCTTGAAAAGAACAGATACATAATTCTGTTCGGTTCGTACTTGTATACACGCCAAACTTTTCAATATATTGCGCATAATCTTCCGGCATCTTTACCACACTCATGTTCGAAAGCACGGCGGTTACTTCCTGCTCCGCCATCTTGGCACCCGCACGGATACAGCGGTTTTTCAGTTCCAGCGGTGCCCATTTTAAGATCTTATGCTTTTCTATTGCAATCAGTTCATTCATCCGTCCTGCCATATGCTCTTTGGACAGATTCTCCTGAAAATATAACTTTACTGCCTCCAGTACATCTTCAAAAGAATCTTTTCCCCCTCCGAACTGATACCCCGGCTCTATATAACCGAAGAAATTCAGCATCGAATCCGATGGAAAAATCTTTCTTAAATTCACCGGAACCATCAGGATAACCGGCTTCTTCTCCTGCATCCGGCTCATTTCTTCATGGATTGCACAGATAAATGCAGCCGTCAGGAGCACCGACATGGAAACTTTCTTTTCTCTGGCAATCCCCAGCAGTTCTTTTACCGACATGGAAGCTTCATTGATCTGTAGCTCTTCATATCCTTTTCCACCCTTTTTGATCTGAACCGCCCTGATCTTTTTCTTTTTCTTTCTTGGAAAATCCGGATCATAATATCGGCTGAAACTGTCATCTTCCTGATCTTTTACCGTCAGATACTGGTTTGACAGCTCCACCGGCTCCAGATCTTCTTCGTGGATCAGATACAGATAATTCTTCACCAGTTCTCTTAGGAATTCTGTTGCACCGGTTCCATCTGTCAGCGCATGGAATACTTCAAAATTGATCCGTTTTTTATAATATGTCACTTCAAATAAAAGTGTCTTTTTATCCCGTACATACAGGCTGCTGCAAGGTTCTTTATATTCTTCCCTTACCACCGGTCTTAATTCACTTTTCTCCAGATAATGCCAGAAAAGCCCCTTTCTCATAACCGACAAAAATACGGGATACTTTTGTATCGTCTGATTCAGAGCTTCCTGTAATATCTCTTCTTTTACTTCTTCTTTCAGCTCACAATAGAACCGGAACACTCTGGTATCTTTCGGGCTGCTGGCTGCGGAAAATAACTTTGCCGCATTATCCAGACTTCTCCAGTAAGCACGTTTTTGCTCAAACACCGGCTTTCTCCTCCCCCTTTACTTTCCCGCTTTATTCTTCGTTTGCAGGACTAACCTTCCGGCTGTTTTCATCAGATGTATAGCCGCTCAGGAAACGGTTAATAATAGCAAAGCTCTCCTGTACATGGTAATATTTTACTCCCAGTGCAAAGAATCCGTGAAGTGCATCCTGTATTCTGTGCACCTCCACCTTATTGCCCGCTTCTTTTAACCTTCTTCCATACTCTTCCCCCTCATCTCTGAGAGGATCACATTCCGCCGTTAAGATCAGTGTATCCGGCTGGTTGCTGTAATCGGTCTCCATGAGAGGTGCAAGATATTTACTTTTCTTATCTTCTTCTGCCGATGCATAGAAATTAATATAATCCCGCATCTTTCCCGCAGTCAGAAGATATTCCGTCCCGTAACGTCTTACCGACAAATATGGGGACTCCTCACTGTAATCATTATTTACCGCAGGATAGATCAGTATCTGTCTCTTCGGCAGGAATTCTCCCTGATCTCTTGCCATCAGTGAAACA from Dorea longicatena harbors:
- a CDS encoding DUF6320 domain-containing protein, encoding MFEQKRAYWRSLDNAAKLFSAASSPKDTRVFRFYCELKEEVKEEILQEALNQTIQKYPVFLSVMRKGLFWHYLEKSELRPVVREEYKEPCSSLYVRDKKTLLFEVTYYKKRINFEVFHALTDGTGATEFLRELVKNYLYLIHEEDLEPVELSNQYLTVKDQEDDSFSRYYDPDFPRKKKKKIRAVQIKKGGKGYEELQINEASMSVKELLGIAREKKVSMSVLLTAAFICAIHEEMSRMQEKKPVILMVPVNLRKIFPSDSMLNFFGYIEPGYQFGGGKDSFEDVLEAVKLYFQENLSKEHMAGRMNELIAIEKHKILKWAPLELKNRCIRAGAKMAEQEVTAVLSNMSVVKMPEDYAQYIEKFGVYTSTNRTELCICSFQDTLSLGFTSRYDSTNIQRNFYRILKELGASVKVAEPDFPEDARPNYEGKKVLQIFTFCCIAAIVISMMTDIIISPGVHWSVFVAAGCATMWLTMAVGYVKRFNLLKNAAWQLLIMSGICVLWDLGTGWRGWSVNIGIPDICLLIQVVMLIISGIRSLSPREYMIYYVMAAVYSMILPLILLVTGVIHYKTPSVICIGCSFLLLIGLILFKRKEFKEEMHKKFHVG
- a CDS encoding alpha/beta hydrolase, whose product is MAINKSMRRVLKALSFDGIEVEASRHLANLKAIDPMKIFHKTIDYKIYNGNHQIPVRIFLPGEKMEDDLPVFLFFHGGGWVTESIDNYERICARLASATDHIVVSVEYRLAPEYPFPIGFYDCYMAAKAMYTNQFILNTDPDKITLIGDSAGGNLAAAVSLMARDQGEFLPKRQILIYPAVNNDYSEESPYLSVRRYGTEYLLTAGKMRDYINFYASAEEDKKSKYLAPLMETDYSNQPDTLILTAECDPLRDEGEEYGRRLKEAGNKVEVHRIQDALHGFFALGVKYYHVQESFAIINRFLSGYTSDENSRKVSPANEE
- a CDS encoding TetR/AcrR family transcriptional regulator — its product is MLYNIVTKQEVQVSKQVKGVSEKIEACAKKEFLEKGYVDASLRTIAEEADTTTGSIYSRYGGKEGLFSAIVEPVAREFTEKFVSVQERFDATDPDKQAKQGEVTALIGPSFWMKQRRLWM
- a CDS encoding CarD family transcriptional regulator translates to MFKIGDYVAHYKEGVCEVVNIGKIDMGSSDKEYYTLKPVYDAGGTVYTPVDNKRDQIRKLITKEEAENLIKEMPKIDIIGVTNEKQREGMYKNALLHNQCREWISLIKTSYGRNKKRLLAGKKTINVDERYMSSAEKFLYGELAVVMEIPRDKVSGYVKEHLDAELA
- a CDS encoding ABC transporter substrate-binding protein, translated to MKKRITALLLLLTLSVTSLFACTSADKSESASDKTAKTSKSTSTKKQELTPVTLNEVAHSIFYAPMYVAIEKGYFANEGIDLSLVTGFGADKTMTAVLSGTADIGFMGSEASIYTYNEGANDYVVNFAQLTQRAGNFLVAREDIKDFKWEDLKGKKVIGGRKGGMPEMVFEYILNQNHIDPATDLTIDQNIDFGSTAAAFAEDKSDYDFTVEFEPGATNLEKQGKGYVVASLGTDSGYVPYTAFSAKKSYINKHPEVVQGFTNALQKGMDYVASHTPEDIAQAIAPQFKETTLDTITTIISRYYEQDTWKKDLIFRQESFDLLQDILEEAGELKERAPYKDLVTTTYAEKAAKASNDTQKTN
- a CDS encoding sodium-dependent transporter, coding for MKQKNSFSGQIGFVFAAAGSAVGVGNLWRFPYLAAKDGGGLFLIIYLVLVLTVGFVLLTTDIAIGRKTGKSAIYAYESMRKKWKFLGVITFLVPVLIMTYYAVIGGWILRYIVIYLTSSGKQAVADNCFTSFISSPSSVWYGLIFMFLTALIVYNGVEKGIERVSKFIMPVLLIMVIGIAIFSLTLKTTLDDGTVRTGLQGLKVYMKPDLTGITIGRFLQITLDAMSQLFFSLSVSMGIMITYGSYVKKDVDLNKAVSQIEIMDTGVAFLAGVMIIPAVFVFSGLDGMSAGPGLMFVSLPKVFYCMGVVGRIIGILFFVLAGFAALTSCISVLESITANCMELFHTERKKTTRVLSVIYLIATAVIALGYSVFYVEVALPNGSTGQLLDIMDYISNSFMMPFISLLSAILIGWIMKPSWIAEEMELNGKKFKRKKLYNVMMRYIMPVIMMILFLQSTGVLNLIMK